One Mycobacterium marseillense DNA window includes the following coding sequences:
- a CDS encoding DUF1003 domain-containing protein, translating into MSKSTAPRGLYTPRTSRRYSPRLDPETVGQFTESIARFFGTGRYLLLQTIVVFVWIALNLFAFRVRWDPYPFILLNLAFSTQAAYAAPLILLAQNRQENRDRVALEEDRRRAAQTKADTEYLARELAALRLAVGEVVTREYLRHELDDLRELLANLQPDMLGAGPTQQGENLERAAKKSR; encoded by the coding sequence GTGAGCAAATCCACGGCTCCCCGAGGCCTGTACACCCCGCGGACATCGCGCCGGTATTCGCCGCGGCTGGATCCCGAGACCGTCGGGCAGTTCACCGAATCGATCGCGCGGTTCTTCGGCACCGGCCGCTACCTGCTGCTGCAGACGATCGTGGTGTTCGTGTGGATCGCGTTGAACCTGTTCGCGTTCAGAGTGCGCTGGGATCCCTACCCGTTCATCCTGCTGAACCTGGCGTTCTCCACGCAGGCCGCCTACGCGGCGCCGCTGATCCTGTTGGCGCAGAACCGGCAAGAGAACCGCGACCGCGTGGCCCTCGAGGAGGACCGCCGTCGTGCCGCCCAGACCAAGGCCGACACCGAATACCTGGCCCGCGAGCTGGCCGCGTTGCGGCTGGCCGTCGGCGAGGTGGTGACGCGCGAATACCTGCGCCACGAGCTGGACGACCTGCGCGAACTGCTGGCCAATCTGCAGCCCGACATGCTGGGCGCGGGGCCGACCCAGCAGGGCGAAAACCTGGAGCGCGCGGCTAAGAAATCCAGGTGA
- a CDS encoding magnesium transporter MgtE N-terminal domain-containing protein, whose translation MGSVNRVYIARLARMLVLGPLGESVGRVRDVVISISIVRQQPRVLGLVVDLATRRSIFIPILRVASIEPNAVTLSTGNVSLRHFVQRPGEVLAMGQVLDTQVKVNDPELPELAGLDVVVTDLGIEQNRTRDWMVSRVAVRTHRRLGRRGPVHVVDWQSVQGLTPSALALPGQGVAQLLGQFEGRKPVDVADAIRGLPPKRRYEVLRALNDDRLADILQELPELDQAEVLSQLGTERSADVLEEMDPDDAADLLGALNPTDAEMLLRRMDPDESAPVRRLLTHSPDTAGGLMTSDPVVLTPDTSVAEALARVRDPDLSTALSSMVFVARPPTATPTGRYLGCVHLQRLLREAPAELVGGIVDSELLTLTPETPLVAVTRYLAAYNLVCGPVVDDENHLLGAVTVDDLLDHLLPHDWRVDMQELDTAGRFKGLGGSA comes from the coding sequence ATGGGATCGGTCAACAGGGTGTACATCGCGCGGCTCGCGCGAATGTTGGTGCTGGGTCCACTCGGGGAATCCGTCGGCCGGGTCCGCGATGTGGTGATCAGCATCAGCATCGTCCGCCAGCAGCCGCGCGTCCTGGGCCTGGTCGTCGACCTCGCGACCCGGCGCAGCATCTTTATCCCCATCCTGCGGGTCGCGTCCATCGAGCCCAACGCCGTGACGCTGAGCACCGGGAACGTGTCGCTGCGCCACTTCGTGCAGCGGCCCGGGGAGGTCCTGGCGATGGGCCAGGTGCTGGACACCCAGGTCAAGGTCAACGACCCCGAACTGCCGGAGCTGGCCGGCCTCGACGTGGTGGTCACCGACCTGGGCATCGAGCAGAACCGGACGCGAGACTGGATGGTGAGCCGCGTGGCCGTGCGTACCCACCGGCGGTTGGGTCGGCGCGGTCCCGTCCACGTCGTGGACTGGCAGAGCGTGCAGGGGTTGACCCCGTCGGCGCTGGCCTTGCCCGGGCAAGGGGTGGCACAGCTCCTGGGCCAGTTCGAAGGCCGCAAGCCGGTCGATGTGGCGGACGCGATCCGCGGGCTGCCGCCCAAGCGCCGCTACGAGGTGCTCAGGGCGCTCAACGACGACCGGCTGGCCGACATCCTGCAGGAGCTGCCGGAGCTGGATCAGGCCGAGGTGCTCTCGCAGCTGGGCACCGAGCGTTCGGCCGACGTGCTCGAGGAGATGGATCCCGACGACGCCGCCGACCTGCTCGGCGCGCTGAACCCGACCGACGCCGAGATGCTGCTGCGTCGGATGGACCCCGACGAGTCCGCGCCGGTGCGCCGGCTGTTGACGCATTCGCCGGACACCGCGGGCGGCCTGATGACATCCGACCCGGTGGTGCTCACGCCGGACACGTCGGTCGCCGAGGCGCTGGCCCGGGTCCGCGATCCGGACCTCAGCACCGCCCTGTCGTCCATGGTGTTCGTGGCGCGACCCCCGACGGCGACGCCGACCGGCCGCTACCTGGGCTGCGTGCACTTGCAGCGGCTGTTGCGCGAGGCGCCGGCCGAGCTGGTCGGCGGGATCGTCGACAGCGAATTGCTCACCCTGACACCGGAGACTCCGCTGGTCGCGGTCACCCGCTATCTCGCCGCCTACAACCTGGTGTGCGGTCCCGTGGTCGATGACGAGAACCACCTGTTGGGGGCGGTCACCGTGGACGACCTACTCGATCACCTGCTCCCCCACGACTGGCGCGTGGACATGCAGGAACTCGACACCGCCGGCCGGTTCAAAGGATTGGGAGGTTCCGCGTGA
- a CDS encoding DUF4190 domain-containing protein codes for MTAPGGGFGESGHDDEADSSRTGGEASEQQDRPAPWEPPAADPAPPAYPPPGYPTDYAAGYPPPYPPPVPPPPGYEQPPGYGGPPYPMAPPPYGGPPPYGSPGYAGGYYPPPDYQGGYPSQAAVSGTNALAIASLIASFTGLLCFIGSIVAMVLGAIALDQIKRTRQEGFGLAVAGIVIGIATLVVTLVVVLFALGTH; via the coding sequence ATGACAGCTCCCGGCGGCGGCTTCGGCGAGAGCGGCCACGACGACGAGGCCGACTCCTCCCGCACTGGCGGCGAGGCCTCTGAGCAGCAGGATCGGCCGGCTCCCTGGGAACCGCCCGCCGCCGATCCGGCACCCCCGGCGTATCCGCCGCCGGGCTACCCCACCGACTACGCGGCCGGGTATCCGCCGCCGTATCCCCCGCCCGTCCCCCCACCGCCGGGGTACGAACAACCGCCCGGTTACGGCGGACCGCCCTACCCCATGGCGCCCCCGCCATACGGCGGCCCGCCCCCGTACGGTTCTCCCGGGTATGCGGGCGGCTATTACCCGCCGCCGGACTACCAGGGTGGCTATCCCAGTCAGGCCGCCGTGTCCGGGACGAACGCGCTGGCGATCGCCTCTCTGATCGCGTCGTTCACCGGCCTGCTGTGCTTCATCGGCTCAATCGTGGCCATGGTGCTGGGCGCGATCGCCCTGGATCAGATCAAGCGGACCCGGCAGGAGGGTTTCGGCTTGGCGGTCGCCGGGATCGTCATCGGAATCGCCACTCTGGTGGTGACTTTGGTGGTCGTGCTTTTCGCGCTGGGCACGCATTAG
- a CDS encoding general stress protein: protein MTNPFQPGQVPGATPGGATGRGRAAPGLPTPPRGWPVGSYPTYAEAQRAVDYLSDQQFPVQQVTIVGVDLMQVERVTGRLTWPKVLGGGVLSGAWLGLFIGLVLGFFSPNPWGALVTGLVAGVFFGLITSAVPYSMARGTRDFSSTMQLVAGRYDVLCDPQNAEKARDLLARLAI from the coding sequence ATGACTAATCCATTCCAGCCTGGGCAGGTTCCCGGCGCGACACCAGGAGGCGCGACGGGGCGTGGGCGCGCGGCGCCCGGACTGCCGACACCGCCCCGGGGCTGGCCAGTCGGGTCCTATCCCACCTACGCCGAGGCGCAGCGCGCCGTCGACTACCTTTCCGACCAACAGTTCCCGGTCCAGCAGGTGACCATCGTCGGGGTCGACCTGATGCAGGTGGAGCGGGTCACCGGCCGGTTGACGTGGCCCAAAGTGCTCGGCGGGGGCGTGCTGAGCGGGGCGTGGCTGGGCCTGTTCATCGGGCTGGTGTTGGGTTTCTTCAGCCCCAATCCGTGGGGCGCGCTGGTCACCGGCCTGGTCGCGGGCGTGTTCTTCGGTCTGATCACTTCGGCTGTTCCGTACTCGATGGCCCGTGGCACAAGGGATTTCAGTTCGACCATGCAGTTGGTGGCCGGACGCTACGACGTGCTCTGTGATCCGCAAAACGCAGAAAAGGCGCGAGACCTGTTGGCGCGCTTGGCGATCTGA